The following DNA comes from Megalobrama amblycephala isolate DHTTF-2021 linkage group LG20, ASM1881202v1, whole genome shotgun sequence.
aacccagccattaggttgttttaacccagcgattgggttgttttaacccagccattaggttgttttaacccagcgattgggttgttttaacccagccattaggttgttttaacccagcgattgggttgttttaacccagccattaggttgttttaacccagcgattgggttgttttaacccagcgattaggttgttttaacccagcgattgggttgtttgcgattgggttgttttaacccagcgattgggttgtttgcgattgggttgttttaacccagccattaggttgttttaacccagcgattgggttgttttaacccagcgattaggttgttttaacccagcgattgggttgttttaacccagcgattaggttgttttaacccagccattaggttgttttaacccagcaattgggatgtttgcaattgggttgttttaacccagcgattgggttgttttaacccagcgattaggttgtttgcgattgggttgttttaacccagccattaggttgttttaacccagcgattgggttgtttgcaattgggttgttttaacccagcgattgggttgtttgcgattgggttgttttaacccagcgattgggttgtttgcGATTGGGGTTTTAacacagcgattgggttgtttgcgattgggttgttttaacccagccattaggttgttttaacccagcgattgggttgttttaacacagccaTTAGGTTGtttgcgattgggttgttttaacccagccattaggttgttttaacccagcaattgggatgtttgcaattgggttgttttaaccagcaattgggatgtttgcaattgggttgttttaacccagcgactgggttgttttaacccagcgattgggttgttttaacccagcgattgggttgttttaacccagacattgggttgttttaatccagcaattgggttgttttaacgcagccattaggttgttttaacccagtgattgggttgttttaacccagcgattgggttgttttaacccagtgattgggttgtttgcgattgggttgttttaacccagcgattgggttgttttaacccagtgataggaatgttttaacccagcgattgggttgttttaacccagtgattgggttgtttgcgattgggttgttttaacccagcgattgggttaaatgtttgcccaacctgctgggtagttttatttaactcaactattgtttaaaaattactgtattttttgcttaaaatgaacccaaaatatgttagaaattgacattttttaatatgtttaataaatgaacatgtattaataagtttaatgaataataattaaacaatacacatttattaaattattagtaaatgttcacctttagattattattgtttcctctagtaattatgtgtctgatttttaatttccaacatattttgggttcattttaatccagacatttggtcatttttaaacaatagttgagtaaTAACcaggaaaatatcagaatcaatgatgcaaacttcattaaatatgagacaaattcaGATTCCAAGCTCTTAAAaaacaatagtgtcattattcagatcaattcagttcaataactgtgtcgATGTCACAAAATTGATTAATGATGAGTTTTGTTCTCATGCAGTCAATTTGATTATATTACtactgaatattaagtgtcttttagTAAGTAATTCACGTTTCTTGCCTTAAATAGCAGTTCTCTTTAGAAAGCCTGAAACGCACTGTGTTTCCCGTGCTCACAGGTGTCTGAGCTGCGGCAGCAACTGCGGATCCGCGGCCTGCCCGTGTCGGGCACCAAGACGGCGCTCATCGAACGACTGCGGCCCTTTAAAGACTCCAGCTGCGCTTCTCCGTCCGGCTCCGGAGACGTCAGCACCGCCACGTTCCCCGTGACGCCCACCGGATCGCTGTCGTCCTATCAGTCCCCGGCGTCTCACGGGGCCGGCTTCTACCCCTTCTGCAGCAGCGGCTCCACGCCGCCCATCTCGCCGGCCTCGTCCGACCTCTCCGTCAGCGGCTCTCTGCCCGACAGCTTCAGTGACGTCACCATGTCGTCTCCGCAGTTCGGCCTGCAGCCCTCGCCGGACGACGGTCTGGGACTCGACGCGGAGAAGGACAAGATGCTGGTGGAGAAGCAGAAGGTGATCGAGGAGCTGACGTGGAAGCTGCACCAGGAGCAGAGGCAGGTGGAGGAGCTGCGCATGCAGCTGCACAAGAGGAAGCGCGACTGTCCCGCTCCAGCGCAGCACATGATGCACCTTCAGCCTCCGGCCCAGATGCAGCAGTTCTACGGCGTGTCGGTCAAGCAAGAGCACGTGGCCTCCAGCTGCCCGCTGTCTTCCAAGCAGATGAAAGGCGGCTGCGTGGGTCACTGCGAGCTGCAGGCTGCGCCGCACTGCCTCGAGCTGCCGCCGTCCGCGAGCCCCGCCGGCCTGTCCGCCTTCCTCAGCCCTCAGTGTTCTCCTCAAGACTCGCCCGTCACCAAACCCTCCGGCAGCCCTCAGCCCTCGTCGCCCGTCCAGCCGTACCTGCTGAGAGACGGCTGCGCACACAGACCCGCACGCAACATGCAGGTGCAGCTGAACCTCACGCATGATGCATCTGTTCATTTATTCTACAGTGACTCGAATACAGcatgttttacatttacactcatgtataaacactgcaaaaatgatgattttgtctggttttccagcacaaatatctaaacattcttaaagggatagttcacccagaaatgaaaattaccttgtgatttactcaccctcaagccatcctaggtgtatatggctTTCCTTTTTCAGACGAATCGgagacatatttaaacatattctGGCTCTTTAATAATGGGAGCTcaaaaaagcgcatccatccatcataaaaataatccacacAGCTTATAGTTTAAATATGGATAGTTTTattacaaaaacgcatcactttatttcagaaggcctttattaaccccttggagccatgtggattgcttttatgatggatggatggatgcacttttttgggcttcaaaatctcacggCCCCctttcactcccattataaagctcggaagAGGCAGGATATCGTGTTTGTCGGAAAGATGTCGGTGAgccatacacctaggatggcttgagggtttgtaaattatgggatcatattcatttttgggtgaactatccctttaaatcaagATATATTTCCTGGAGAAGCAAAacatattaagtcttgtttactgaaattcTATAAAAATTGagttcaaaatgaaaacaaaatgatttttctgaccccatttttgcagtgtagagAGTCAATCACTCGTATTTTTGTCtagatcatatatatatatatatatatatattagtgctgtcaaacaattaatcaCATTAATcgcatgcaaaataaaagtttgtttacataataaatgtgtaatcattgtatatataaatattatatatttttgttaaatatatacatgtatgtgtatttatatacataataaatatacagtacacacaaaCTTGTAAAcaaattatgtaaacaaacttgcgatttgacagcacttatatatatataattgtgaatttatttctttaaaattattttcttattttgaaCAGGTATACTTTCACATGTATTCAAGTTTGAAgtttttagaaaaaaagttgcatttttgatcattttcacaaaaatttcatggcccccagaatattttgttgtatgaatatctgaacagtgaacatacaatatatcaacagaaagaacagagcctctgctttaaaaaaaactatattccAGCTTCATGCATTCAAGTGTtctagtttatttaaaaatcttttctttttttttttcaatatcacaccatgcataagcaatgcttatatcacttgtttctgctcTTTTCTGCatgtgttttgatccagagattctaTAATACTGAATACATGAAAAGCGAAGAGTTGAGCTCTGATCACAGACAAATATTTGTGACTGACTGCTGAAATATCTCTGTCACAGTTACAGCAGAAGAGCGTGGGACAGTCGGTCAGCTGCTCGTATCCGTCTGACCAGAGGAGCCTGCAGCCGCTCTACACCAGTCCATCAGAGAACAGCCTGAACCCCAGAGGATCGGCCAAGACCAAGAGCGCCAGCATGCAGCAGAAAGTATGTCTAATTCAACGACTAATTCATCTCACTCACAAAAAGTCACATATTCTGTTCTGCACCTCCTGCAACAGTGAGTCTCGATCACACCGGGCTTTGAATTGgtcacacacactgatgttAAATCTGTTGATTGTCATTGGGTCAGAGTTTACACCATCCACCTGAGGAAGATCGTATGCTAGATTTCCTAAACAAGCTTCGATGCcgccgcacacacacacacacacacacacacacacacacacatcagagaGCGTGTTCTTCTGTCTCGTGTCCCTCTCGCTCCTGTGTAACGTTTGGCCCTGTCTCCTCATATAGGAGGCTCTATCTCACTCTCTCCGGCACCTCGAGCCCAAGTCTCCCACATCCAGCACTGTCTTCTGTAGTTCAGATTCTCCTGCATCCGTCAGTAAACGGCCCCCGTGTTATGAGGATGCTGTGAAACAGGTAAAGCGGCCCCGGATCAGCTGGGTTTCTGGCTTCTGTCTCGCTGCTGTCCTCTCGCACCGCTCTCACGCTGCCATCGAGAGCTTCTGCTGCGTCTCTAGAGCTTTCCTCTGACGCTTTACAGTCCTGCCCGAATGATTAAACTACTTACCTGAAGTCCCTGTGAGACTTAAAGTTAGTTTTTCAATATTTCGATGACACATTTGCATGTTCACGGTTCTCTGATGTgggttaatggtcacatgacatgcaagtaaATTGATCAAATATTTAATCTTTTATTAGTTAGTGTTTGTCTGTAGCTGGATTTTAAAGTGGACTCAAACCTCTTTTTTtagttacatttacattcacaCTAGTGTTTTTGGAACCCAGTcaaattaataatcatattattattattattattattattattattattttagttttaaatgtaatctttaatGTAACGTTTAAATAAATGACTGCTGTAAATTAcaattgtactgtaaaataaaaatgaataattgatgattataataataatttttttttttacactacaAGTTACAGTACTAATATTTATGCCTTTAATTTTTCGCTTACAAACGTTTGAACCCTGAGCTTTTAACCTTTCAAATCAccaagcttttattttggaggAATATTGGTGAAATGCTGTAAACTTCTGCCCACAAAAATGCAATTATGTGAATGTGTAAATAAAGTGAACCTAGCGAACACATGTAGAGATGGAGTTCTCAGCGTTTACTGAGGGGTGAAGCTCTGAGACACTGAAAACGGCAGAGTAAATGAACTCAGTGCAGCGCTTCACTGTGTTTGAGAAACTCTGCTGTAGTTTATTTCTGCCCTAAACATCCGCCAACAAGTCTGAGCGTAGCAACaacacttccattcaaaaatctgcctgttttctgtttatatatttaatgtattcaaaagcatatggaagcttgtttccgccagagaataaaatatctttaaaatgaaatttttatCTCGCAggtctgactttatttcttgcagttctgactttatttcttgcaattctgactatttcttgtagttctgactttatttcttgtaattctgactttatttcttgtaattctgactttatttcttgaagttctgactttatttcttgtaattctgactttatttcttgcagttctgactttatttcttgcaattctgactttatttcttgcagttctgactttatttcttgtaattctgactttatttcttgaagttctgactttatttcttgtaattctgactttatttcttgcagttctgactttatttcttgcaattctgactttatttcttgcagttctgactttatttcttgtaattctgactttatttcttgcagttctgactttatttctcacaattctgactatttctcgcagttctgactttatttcttgtaattctgactttcttgcagttctgactttatttcttgcagttctgactttatttcttgtaattctgactttatttcttgtagttctgactatttcttgtagttctgactttatttcttgtagttctgactatttcttgtaattctgactatttcttgtagttctgactttatttcttgtaattctgactttatttcttgtagttctgactatttcttgtaattctgactatttcttgtaattctgactttatttcctgccattctgactttatttcttgtaattctgactatttcttgtagttctgactttatttcttgtaattctgactttatttcttgtagtTCTACTtcatttcttgcaattctgactttatttcttacagttctgactttatttcctgccattctgactttatttcttgtaattgtgactatttcttgtaattctgactatttcttgtagttctgactttatttcttgtaattctgactttatttcttgtagttttgactttatttcttgcaattctgactttatttctcataattctgactatttcttgtaattatgactttatttcttgtagttctgactatttcttgtaattctgactatttcttgtagttctgactttatttcttgcaattctgactttcttgtaattctgactttatttctcgtaattctgactatttcttgtaattctgactatatcttgtagttctgactttatttcttgtaattctgactttatttcttgcaattctgatattatttctcacaattctgaatttatttctcgtaattctgactttatctcttgtagttctgactatttcttgtaattctgactttatttctcacaattgtgactttatttcttgcagttctgactttatttcttgtaattctgactttatttctcataattctgagtttataactcacaattctgacttttttcgcaCAAGACtgttttttctcgcaattctgactttttttttttgtctcgcaattctgactttatttctcacactTCCAAGtttagatataaactcagaatagtgaggggaaacaagcttccataaagcAGGCACTGAACATCTGACAGATCTGTTGAAAGCGTGGAACACTAACCCGACCGGATCGCTCTCTGTGTTGTTGTTGCAGCAGATGGTGCGCAGCCAGCAGATGGATGAGCTTCTGGACGTCCTCATCGAGAGCGGAGGTGAGTCTCTCATACAAGTGCAGTGCCTGAGATATTTTTCATCCCGTCATTTCCACACTCAAATATGTAATTTGAAACTGTCATGAGGCCCGCCGACACTATTTGTGACTGGTGTTAAGTCGCTGTTTGTGCTGTGATGTCCTCCTCcttctttttaaagaaatgccAGCTAACGCCAAAGAAGAGAGGCTTCCTGTAACCAAAGTTGTGCCTCACCTTACAGTTTCGCCGAAGTTCCACAGACACTACAGTCACATGTCGCCCTCGCTGCTTCCCTACGAGCACGGAGACGGTCATCTGGAGGCGCTGCTGAGCCGGACGCAAGCGGACGCGGCGCTCCTGAAGATGAGCGGTGAGGACGGACGCTCGGACGAGGCAACCGAAGGCTTCAACGACAAACTGATGATGGACACGCCCGTATCGCCCACGGCCGGAAAGATCGCAGCGGTCGCCGCCGAGAGCCAAGGACTCGGAATGACGTTCACAGAGTCGCCATGGGAAACCATGGAGTGGTTGGATCTGACTCCGCCCAGCTCCGCCACGGCCTTCCATAACGGCCTGCCTCCCACCGGACCGAGCATCTTCAACACGGAGTTCCTCGACGTCACCGACATCAGCTTGAACTCTGCCATGGATCTGCACTTGGATCACTGGTGAGGAGGAACggatggaagcttgtttccaccacggagtaaacaaatgaaaaaagtaattgcgactttttatctcaaaattctgacttcttcttgcaattctaagaaaaaaagtcaggattGATAGATGTGAACTCGTGATTGTGACATGgacttgcaattctgaggagAAAAATCAGAAGATATAAAAAgatgcaattaccttttttagtttgttatttCGTGTcagaaaataaaacaagaatcgcAAGATATTAACTCGGaattgcaataaaaaaagtctgaattgcaggTTTATATCCCaatattctgactttttttctccaaattgtgatataaactcgcaattgcaagttataaagtctgaattcaGACACTCAATTcaaagaaaaaagtctgaattgtgagataaaaagtcgcagttaccttttttattttgttattccgtggcggaaacaagccTCCACAGGAACGGGCCGGTATCACTTCAGTAAAGATGATGTAAGCAGTCAGGATTCTGGCTGAAATCAAGAGCATAGTGTTTTAATACTGTTTTATCACGGTCCATCAAAACTTGAATTGTTTTGACTATGGATTCTGGGGAAGAATGTTTTGATTACTGGAAACAGAAAGACGCTCCAAACCCAATTGGATTCAAGCAGGGACGTCCGTACCACCCTTTTGTAAATATACAATACTTTGTCTGCACATTTGTGGTGTGGGAAAAACACGTATTAATGCATCACGCTAGTATATCACGTGTACTCTCTCGTgctattgtaaatattaattcACACTTTGCACCTTGAGCTTACGGTAGTCACACTTTTGAGAGCTTTCCTGTTCCTTCCCCGTCATCACCATgtcattaatttatttagaaaGCGCAAACATTTGGTTTTTACACTTTATGTAAGagtattttcagaaaaaaacccCCATAAAATCTCAACTCTTCATAATCACTGGAGAATTTAACTGTATTTAGCACAATCAAGCCTTTTATTCTCTGGTGGTCAaaagatcattttttttatttaaaacaaaacaaaaaaaagatgaCTTTCATATTTTGCGAATATCTTTCCCCAAAGTCTGTTTTGCatgattattataattattactgCCACTtctgttattttgaacattcgttagctctttttttagttgtttttataatgtttctcttttgatgtatttatttcaacCTTTTCTTTCCATTggcatattttacatatttatgagACATtcctttttattaaaaacaaaacagagtAAACACGGTTAAGAGCGATGAGGACACCCGTCTGAAAATGTTTACTATGGTATCAGGATCTGTCATTGAATCATCCTCAGTTATCTGACGAACGACATCCACCGCAACAACGAGTTTAATGCTGTCCGATCCGTTACATGATTCTAAAATGACAATCAAACAGAAGCAATACATTGAGTGATTCCCGTCTTTACCAGCACTTGTGAAAAATGAAACCTAATATATAGATTATAGAAGTTCAACTGTGAAAATGTTTCGTTCATTTTGTCTGTGGCAAATTTGGGCCTTGACTtgttttttaatcttttgaAATAAAGTCTTTAGTTACGAGATTTCactgaataaataatattagCTCACCAAAAGCTCAAACTGTGAATagatttattttcttattttcatgAAACATGTCAGTGATGTTTGGTTCAGTTTTCAGTCTCTAATCATATCTCACGCCGCTGAACTTCATGTACAGGCCGTGTTCAGGATCTCTTCGTCGAGCCGTGAAGCCTTACAATACAAATCAATCAGACAACCCAAAGAGTTTTATACAAACACACTTTTGTACTGAGTTTACGTCCACCGTGAAGAAGCATTAAGGGCATTACAGACCAACAACAGCTCAGTAGTGTTTTGATACGAGTGTTAGAGACtctatttttacacattttaaatgcagattATTATAAAACTGTAATGATGTTTAATGTTGGAAGTCCAGAAAAATGACTAGACATTATCAGGCATATTAGGTCAAGATTAATTGTGTGTAAAGTTTAATGTAGAGTTGTGTAAAGAGTGTCACATACTctgaaagattttatttttctatgcCCAGAAGTAGCTTTGCAgtcttgtattttttttccctccttcaGCTTGTTTCGTTCCTCCTGATCCTGATGCACAGATGTTCACTGTTTCTCCTCACCTCCTTGGCAAAGGGAGGTTCTTGTTCTTTTGATTTCTCCTGGGGAAAGTATATATGTATGACAAAAAGCTTTTGTATTGCTTGGCCACGGAACAGCGTTACAATATAAACCGTCCCAGTATTCGTCTACACCGCTGTATTACTGTAACGAGAGTTCAATAAACGATCATGAAACAAACACACGGACTCGTCAGTGTTGTCTGCTGAAACTAAACTCTAACGAACAGAAAAGTGCTTTTTGGtgacactttacattaaggtctcatttgttaacgcATTAATgaagaatgaacaatacattCTTACAGCATTTATGAACCTTTGTTactaaaaatgttcatgtcagTTCATTAACTAATGGATATTAGAAATGTGTTGGTAAATACTGAGATTAACATTAGGATTAATTAATGTtgtagaagtatttttcattctaagttcatgttaactaaaaatTTGAATTGATCCTACTTGATCTTGCGGCTGCCTTTGATACAGTCGACCATAATGTTCTTATCTGGTGTTTAGAGCATTTGTTCGGGATCACGGGTACGGCCTCACAGTGCTTTAGTTCGGGTCTTTTTGGGTAAGTTCTGCTCCTGTTATTAGTGGAGTACCTCAGGGCTCTATTTTGGGTCCGCTTCTTTTTTAATCTATATATGCTCCACTGGAGGATATTCTTAAGAAGCacaatgtttcatttcatttttatgctgatgatacaCAGCTGTACCTCGAAACCTGGCGATTCCATTCATCCTTTGTTGGCATCTGGGACATTAAGAATGGTTATCAAATAACTTTCTCCAACTTAATGAGGACAAA
Coding sequences within:
- the myocd gene encoding myocardin isoform X1, yielding MSAAKTHDSSMRKPDLHPSSHTQRKNVLQLRLQQRRTREQLADQGIMPPLKSPAAFHEQRKSLERSKTGDYLKHKIRSRPEKSELVNMHILQEPAGESLAQDSQNKLKRARLADDLNEKIALRPGPLELVEKNIIPVHSTVKEAAMKVNHGKLPRQEDSYAFEEDSGSESLSPDRSEESLTENKSSGSTSPTLTGTDHGSQSKDGGAQNQEENMTNGQETPPIPVPALVKQSKVSEKNRHKKPKDIKPKVKKLKYHQYIPPDQKAERSPPPQMDSAYARLLQQQQLFLQLQILSQQKHQQHSHAQTQPQTQPSFSYQTLSQHKPSGEQTASCSSSSSSPVKSSYCSPSSISPVRPAPLPANLDDLKVSELRQQLRIRGLPVSGTKTALIERLRPFKDSSCASPSGSGDVSTATFPVTPTGSLSSYQSPASHGAGFYPFCSSGSTPPISPASSDLSVSGSLPDSFSDVTMSSPQFGLQPSPDDGLGLDAEKDKMLVEKQKVIEELTWKLHQEQRQVEELRMQLHKRKRDCPAPAQHMMHLQPPAQMQQFYGVSVKQEHVASSCPLSSKQMKGGCVGHCELQAAPHCLELPPSASPAGLSAFLSPQCSPQDSPVTKPSGSPQPSSPVQPYLLRDGCAHRPARNMQLQQKSVGQSVSCSYPSDQRSLQPLYTSPSENSLNPRGSAKTKSASMQQKEALSHSLRHLEPKSPTSSTVFCSSDSPASVSKRPPCYEDAVKQQMVRSQQMDELLDVLIESGEMPANAKEERLPVTKVVPHLTVSPKFHRHYSHMSPSLLPYEHGDGHLEALLSRTQADAALLKMSGEDGRSDEATEGFNDKLMMDTPVSPTAGKIAAVAAESQGLGMTFTESPWETMEWLDLTPPSSATAFHNGLPPTGPSIFNTEFLDVTDISLNSAMDLHLDHW
- the myocd gene encoding myocardin isoform X3 — encoded protein: MSAAKTHDSSMRKPDLHPSSHTQRKNVLQLRLQQRRTREQLADQGIMPPLKSPAAFHEQRKSLERSKTGDYLKHKIRSRPEKSELVNMHILQEPAGESLAQDSQNKLKRARLADDLNEKIALRPGPLELVEKNIIPVHSTVKEAAMKVNHGKLPRQEDSYAFEEDSGSESLSPDRSEESLTENKSSGSTSPTLTGTDHGSQSKDGGAQNQEENMTNGQETPPIPVPALVKQSKVSEKNRHKKPKDIKPKVKKLKYHQYIPPDQKAERSPPPQMDSAYARLLQQQQLFLQLQILSQQKHQQHSHAQTQPQTQPSFSYQTLSQHKPSGEQTASCSSSSSSPVKSSYCSPSSISPVRPAPLPANLDDLKVSELRQQLRIRGLPVSGTKTALIERLRPFKDSSCASPSGSGDVSTATFPVTPTGSLSSYQSPASHGAGFYPFCSSGSTPPISPASSDLSVSGSLPDSFSDVTMSSPQFGLQPSPDDGLGLDAEKDKMLVEKQKVIEELTWKLHQEQRQVEELRMQLHKRKRDCPAPAQHMMHLQPPAQMQQFYGVSVKQEHVASSCPLSSKQMKGGCVGHCELQAAPHCLELPPSASPAGLSAFLSPQCSPQDSPVTKPSGSPQPSSPVQPYLLRDGCAHRPARNMQLQQKSVGQSVSCSYPSDQRSLQPLYTSPSENSLNPRGSAKTKSASMQQKEALSHSLRHLEPKSPTSSTVFCSSDSPASVSKRPPCYEDAVKQMVRSQQMDELLDVLIESGEMPANAKEERLPVTKVVPHLTVSPKFHRHYSHMSPSLLPYEHGDGHLEALLSRTQADAALLKMSGEDGRSDEATEGFNDKLMMDTPVSPTAGKIAAVAAESQGLGMTFTESPWETMEWLDLTPPSSATAFHNGLPPTGPSIFNTEFLDVTDISLNSAMDLHLDHW
- the myocd gene encoding myocardin isoform X8, which translates into the protein MSAAKTHDSSMRKPDLHPSSHTQRKNVLQLRLQQRRTREQLADQGIMPPLKSPAAFHEQRKSLERSKTGDYLKHKIRSRPEKSELVNMHILQEPAGESLAQDSQNKLKRARLADDLNEKIALRPGPLELVEKNIIPVHSTVKEAAMKVNHGKLPRQEDSYAFEEDSGSESLSPDRSEESLTENKSSGSTSPTLTGTDHGSQSKDGGAQNQEENMTNGQETPPIPVPALVKQSKVSEKNRHKKPKDIKPKVKKLKYHQYIPPDQKAERSPPPQMDSAYARLLQQQQLFLQLQILSQQKHQQHSHAQTQPQTQPSFSYQTLSQHKPSGEQTASCSSSSSSPVKSSYCSPSSISPVRPAPLPANLDDLKVSELRQQLRIRGLPVSGTKTALIERLRPFKDSSCASPSGSGDVSTATFPVTPTGSLSSYQSPASHGAGFYPFCSSGSTPPISPASSDLSVSGSLPDSFSDVTMSSPQFGLQPSPDDGLGLDAEKDKMLVEKQKVIEELTWKLHQEQRQVEELRMQLHKRKRDCPAPAQHMMHLQPPAQMQQFYGVSVKQEHVASSCPLSSKQMKGGCVGHCELQAAPHCLELPPSASPAGLSAFLSPQCSPQDSPVTKPSGSPQPSSPVQPYLLRDGCAHRPARNMQLQQKSVGQSVSCSYPSDQRSLQPLYTSPSENSLNPRGSAKTKSASMQQKQMVRSQQMDELLDVLIESGEMPANAKEERLPVTKVVPHLTVSPKFHRHYSHMSPSLLPYEHGDGHLEALLSRTQADAALLKMSGEDGRSDEATEGFNDKLMMDTPVSPTAGKIAAVAAESQGLGMTFTESPWETMEWLDLTPPSSATAFHNGLPPTGPSIFNTEFLDVTDISLNSAMDLHLDHW
- the myocd gene encoding myocardin isoform X9, whose product is MSAAKTHDSSMRKPDLHPSSHTQRKNVLQLRLQQRRTREQLADQGIMPPLKSPAAFHEQRKSLERSKTGDYLKHKIRSRPEKSELVNMHILQEPAGESLAQDSQNKLKRARLADDLNEKIALRPGPLELVEKNIIPVHSTVKEAAMKVNHGKLPRQEDSYAFEEDSGSESLSPDRSEESLTENKSSGSTSPTLTGTDHGSQSKDGGAQNQEENMTNGQETPPIPVPALVKQSKVSEKNRHKKPKDIKPKVKKLKYHQYIPPDQKAERSPPPQMDSAYARLLQQQQLFLQLQILSQQKHQQHSHAQTQPQTQPSFSYQTLSQHKPSGEQTASCSSSSSSPVKSSYCSPSSISPVRPAPLPANLDDLKVSELRQQLRIRGLPVSGTKTALIERLRPFKDSSCASPSGSGDVSTATFPVTPTGSLSSYQSPASHGAGFYPFCSSGSTPPISPASSDLSVSGSLPDSFSDVTMSSPQFGLQPSPDDGLGLDAEKDKMLVEKQKVIEELTWKLHQEQRQVEELRMQLHKRKRDCPAPAQHMMHLQPPAQMQQFYGVSVKQEHVASSCPLSSKQMKGGCVGHCELQAAPHCLELPPSASPAGLSAFLSPQCSPQDSPVTKPSGSPQPSSPVQPYLLRDGCAHRPARNMQLQQKSVGQSVSCSYPSDQRSLQPLYTSPSENSLNPRGSAKTKSASMQQKMVRSQQMDELLDVLIESGEMPANAKEERLPVTKVVPHLTVSPKFHRHYSHMSPSLLPYEHGDGHLEALLSRTQADAALLKMSGEDGRSDEATEGFNDKLMMDTPVSPTAGKIAAVAAESQGLGMTFTESPWETMEWLDLTPPSSATAFHNGLPPTGPSIFNTEFLDVTDISLNSAMDLHLDHW
- the myocd gene encoding myocardin isoform X2, with translation MSAAKTHDSSMRKPDLHPSSHTQRKNVLQLRLQQRRTREQLADQGIMPPLKSPAAFHEQRKSLERSKTGDYLKHKIRSRPEKSELVNMHILQEPAGESLAQDSQNKLKRARLADDLNEKIALRPGPLELVEKNIIPVHSTVKEAAMKVNHGKLPRQEDSYAFEEDSGSESLSPDRSEESLTENKSSGSTSPTLTGTDHGSQSKDGGAQNQEENMTNGQETPPIPVPALVKSKVSEKNRHKKPKDIKPKVKKLKYHQYIPPDQKAERSPPPQMDSAYARLLQQQQLFLQLQILSQQKHQQHSHAQTQPQTQPSFSYQTLSQHKPSGEQTASCSSSSSSPVKSSYCSPSSISPVRPAPLPANLDDLKVSELRQQLRIRGLPVSGTKTALIERLRPFKDSSCASPSGSGDVSTATFPVTPTGSLSSYQSPASHGAGFYPFCSSGSTPPISPASSDLSVSGSLPDSFSDVTMSSPQFGLQPSPDDGLGLDAEKDKMLVEKQKVIEELTWKLHQEQRQVEELRMQLHKRKRDCPAPAQHMMHLQPPAQMQQFYGVSVKQEHVASSCPLSSKQMKGGCVGHCELQAAPHCLELPPSASPAGLSAFLSPQCSPQDSPVTKPSGSPQPSSPVQPYLLRDGCAHRPARNMQLQQKSVGQSVSCSYPSDQRSLQPLYTSPSENSLNPRGSAKTKSASMQQKEALSHSLRHLEPKSPTSSTVFCSSDSPASVSKRPPCYEDAVKQQMVRSQQMDELLDVLIESGEMPANAKEERLPVTKVVPHLTVSPKFHRHYSHMSPSLLPYEHGDGHLEALLSRTQADAALLKMSGEDGRSDEATEGFNDKLMMDTPVSPTAGKIAAVAAESQGLGMTFTESPWETMEWLDLTPPSSATAFHNGLPPTGPSIFNTEFLDVTDISLNSAMDLHLDHW